The DNA window GGATTTCCGCAACTGTCTGATGTATAACTGGGGAAACGGCAACGGTTGTTACGGTGGCCCGGGCGGAGGATATGTAAATATGGTAAATAACTACTATAAGGCTGGTCCCGGTACTAGAAACAAGACCCGTGTCACTCAGGTGAGTGTCGCTTCCGATGGAAATGCGGAGGGATCAAGTCTTAAAGGATATGCTTCCAGATATTATATAAACGGTAACTATGTGACAGCTGCTTCAAACCCCGAGGATTACGATTGGTCTGGTGTGATTTATGACGGAGGTCTGTTGACTCTGAACGGAGAACGATATATAGCCGATGCAGCCCATTTATACGGTGAAAATGTATCATATGTCAATATAAACGATACAGACTGTGTGTCTCTCAAACTTGACGAGCAAATCGATCCCGGAGAAGTCACGACACATTCGGCTACTGATGTGTATGATAAGATTCTTGACTATTGCGGGGCATCGCTTTATAGAGATGATGCAGACATCCGTTATATGGAGGAAACCCGTACAGGGACTACCACATATAAAGGAAATGTGGCATATGTCGATGCGAATGGCAAATCGTATCCAACATCAAACACTTCAGGAATACTTGATTTTATAAATGCTCCCGATGGAGAGCAGAATCCTAAAACAGCCAGCTTCCCTGAGCTTCCATCCAATACGCGTCAGGATGATTATGACAGTGACGGCGACGGAATACCCGATGTCTGGGAGGTTGCTCAGGGGTTAAATCCAAATGACGGGACTGACGGTAAACTTTATACGCTTGACCCTCGCGGATGGTATACTAATGTGGAGGTTTACATAAATTCGCTTGTCGAACCTATAATGAAAGCCGGTAATATGGATGCAATCAGCGCGGTTGATGAATATTATCCAAAAATCAATCTCGTTGAGTCCGGAATCAAGGATACGTTTGTGTCCGGACAGATTGAACGCATAGAATATTATAACCTTCAGGGTATGCGCCTTGCAGAACCCGCTCAGGGTGTCAGCATACGTCGTACGGTCTATACCGACGGAAAGATTGTGACTGATAAGGTCGTTAAATAATATCTCACGATAATTCATGGAGTGTGTGGAAATTTCAAGATGTCCGCACACTCTATGTTATATAATTGAGGATGTTGAAAATACTATATATGCCAATTGGTGTCAACGACGGTATATAAAACAGCCTTTAACCAATTTATCAACCGATTAACCATGAAAATACATGTAATGTCAGCCCTTGTGGCCATAATGTGCTGCTTTATGGCTGATGCCGCCATACCGGCAGTCCCTCGTGACACATCGTTTACCGTATGGTCTACAGATAAAAAAATTAGAAAAAATCACCCCGAAGCTGTGGTTGCCAAGCCCTCTCTGCCAGATGGCGTGAGAGCATATAATGATGTAGTTTATACTACGATTAAAAAGACCCGTTTCGGAGACAGGGATCTTCATGTCGATATTTTTCGCCCTGACGATAACAAGACCTACCCGGCGCTCATCATGATTCACGGCGGTGGGTGGAATTCCGGTGACAAGTCATTGCAAATACCGATGGCGCAGCAGATAGCTTTGCGAGGATATGTCACCATCCCGGTTGAATACCGCCTGATACCCGAGGCGCTCTATCCGGCCGGCCTTCATGACATAAAAACTGCCGTGCGATGGGTTCGCGCGAACGCAGCTCAATATGGCATCGATCCTGAACGCATCGCGGTTTCCGGATGTTCGGCCGGTGCTCAGCTTGCCACACTCGTCGGTGTGACAAACGGCTCGAAGACACATGAAGGCAAAGGTGACTGGAGAAAAGTTTCGAGTGATGTGCAGGCTGTTATTAATATGGACGGGATAGCGACTTTTGTGTCGGAGTCAAATATTGCTGATGCACGCGATCGATTCAATAAAAAAGGAGTGTTGCCGGTCAATGCCCAATGGCTGGGAGGGCTTTATGAAGACTCTCCTAATAACTGGAAAGAAGCCTCGTCACTTTTATGGATTACACCGAAGTCAGCGCCGGTATGCTTTATCAGTAGTGGGCTGCCTCGCTATAGCGACGGTCGTGACTCGCTCGTGGCAATCTATGATTCTCTGGGAATCTACAGCGAGCGTCACAGAATCCCGGTCGATGTCCATCCGTTCTGGTTCTTTCATCCTTGGGTTGATACGACCGTCGACTATGCCACTTCATTCCTTGACAGGATGTTTAAACCGGATTCAGCCAAACTGCCTAAACGTTACCGCTTGACGGATTACGGAGTCATTAATGACAGTACGCTTCTTCAGACATCTGCCATTCAGTCGGTTATTGACCGTGCTGAGGCAGAGGGCGGGGGAGAAGTGGTAGTTCCTGCCGGAACATATCTGACAGGTGCTTTATTTTTCAAGCCGGGAACGTCATTGACGCTCTATGAGGGAGCGGTTATAAAAGGTTCGGATGATATAAACGATTATCCGTTGATTCCCTCGCGCATGGAGGGGCGTAGCATCTACTATCATGCCGCGCTTATAAATGTCTACCATGTCGACAGTTTTGAGATATCAGGACCGGGAACGATTAATGGGAACGGATATAAGTTCTGGGTTGAGTTCTGGGATAACGTTGAGCGGGCAAATAAATCCGGCCGGCCTTGGACCAATCTTGAGGTGCGTCGTCCTCGTCTCGTTTTTCTGTGGGGATGTGATAATGCCTGTCTGAGTGGAGTCCGTCTGATCAATTCTGCATTCTGGACTTCACATTTCTATCGTTGTAATGACCTTGTGATTGAAAACTGCGAGGTTCAGGCTCCGCGTGAGCCGGTACGAGCCCCAAGCAGTGATGCAATAGATCTCGACGGCTGTCATAGAGTGATCGTGCGTGGATGCTATCTGAACTGTGATGATGATGGAGTATGTCTGAAGGGTGGTAAAGGTGTATATGCCGACCGTTCGTATGAAAACGACAGTGTGACCGATATTCTTGTCGATGGCTGTGTGTTTGGCCCGAACCTGCATGGCACACTGACTCTTGGCAGTGAGTGTATTCATGCGGATAATGTGGTTATGCGTAACTGTCGCGTTGATAATGATTGTTCGGTGCTTAGATTGAAAATGCGACCGGACACATATCAGACCTATGAGAATATACGGGTCGAGAACATAACCGGTCGTTTCGGCACTCTTGTCGAAATTTTGCCTTGGAAGCAATTTTTCACTCTTGAAGGAAGTAATGAACATCCTGTCGGTCTAATCCGCAACGTCTGCATCAGCAATGTCAGCGGAAGTTGTGAGAGTCTGGGCGTTATAGCTGCCAACGCTGACGATACGGTAATTGATTTTACCATATCGGATATTGATGTCAGGGCCAAGACTTGCATATTCCGTTGTAACTATCCTGAAGTCCGGCTTGATAATGTGAAGGTGAACGGAAAATCTCCTGACATTCTGCCTGCGGATGATGAAATGAAAGATTCGCTTAACTTTGATGCCGTAGATCTTCAGCAAGGAAAAAATAAAATGTAGTTGATTGGTTGACTGATAAACGAAACGATGCGCTCCGTAGATTGCTTTTGCATTTCGGAGCTCATCGTTTTAGATGTGTGTATAATACCAGTATATATTATTCAGTATATATTATAGGTGTTATATTTGTTGAATGACTTTTAATAACACCATCTCAATGGGATTGTCAAGCTCATTAGCCGGATTGTCAGTATTCAGTAATTCATCCAAGAATAAGATTGAAAAATTATTGGTATTAATGAAATATTTCCTTAAATTTGCAACGTTGAAAAGATTTAGGAAAAACAACACTTCTATAAAATACATATTAGAAATGACTATCGATCAGTACAATTTCAACGGCAAAAAAGCCATCGTCCGCGTAGACTTTAACGTACCTTTGGACGAAAACGGTAAGATAACCGACGATACCCGTATTCGCGGCGCTCTCCCGACCCTCAAGAAAATCCTTGCAGACGGAGGCAGTCTCATCATCATGAGCCACATGGGCAAGCCCAAAGGAAAGGTTAATCCCAAGATGTCTCTTTCTCAGATTAAAGATACAGTGGCAAAATATCTTGGCACAGAAGTTGAATTCGCTGAAGATTGCGCCAAGGCAGCCCAGCAGGCCGCTGAACTTAAGCCCGGTCAGGTTCTTCTCCTTGAAAACCTCCGTTTCCACCCTGAAGAAGAAGGCAAGCCTGTAGGTATTGACAAGGAAGATCCCGCTTATGATGCAGCCAAGAAAGAAATGAAGGAGCGTCAGAAGGAATTTGCAAAGACTCTCGCTTCATATGCTGATGTCTATGTGAATGATGCGTTTGGTACTGCTCACCGTCGCCATGCTTCGACTGCTGTCATCGCTGATTACTTTGACAAGGATTCAAAGATGCTCGGCTATCTTATGGAGAAAGAGGTCAACGCTGTCGATGCTATCCTGAAGGATATCAAGCGTCCTTTTACCGCGATCATGGGTGGCTCGAAGGTTTCTACCAAGATTGGCATCATCGAAAATCTTATGGACAAGGTGGACAATCTTATCCTCTGCGGTGGTATGACCTATACATTCGCTGCAGCCAAGGGCGGAAAGGTCGGAAAGTCGATCTGTGAGACAGATAAGTTTGATCTTGCACTCGATATCATCAAGAAGGCAGAGGAAAAGGGTGTAAATCTCGTGCTTGGCACAGACTGTATCGCCGCCGATGATTTCAGCAACGATGCCAATACAATGGTAGTTTCATGTATGGATGTTCCTGCCGAATGGGAAGGCGTTGATGCTGGCCCTGTTACCCGTGAAATGTTTGCCGATGCAATCAGAGATGCCAAGACTATCCTTTGGAACGGTCCTGCCGGAGTATTCGAGTTCGATAATTTCGCAGGCGGTTCACGTGCGATTGCCGATGCGATTGTAGAAGCTACTGAAAAGGGTGCGTTCTCTCTCGTAGGTGGCGGTGATTCTGTGGCTTGTATCAACAAGTTCGGTCTCGCAGACAAAGTTAGCTATGTGTCTACCGGTGGTGGTGCGCTCCTAGAAGCTATCGAAGGTAAGGAGCTCCCGGGTATCGCTGCAATCCGTGGTTCTGAAAAATAAGATAGTATCTTATATCTGAGATAATAATAAAAATATCGTCCGGATCTGCCTTAAGATTCCGGACGATATTTTTTACTACGTCTGTTAGTTCCACGAATGTCTGACGATTGTCATGCCCAGTGCACCGGGTGTCATCTTTAGTATGGTCGTTCTCGTTTTCTGAGCTTTTAGTCTATTGTAGCTTTGCAATGAAATCTGGAGGTTCTTTAACGTGTCGTCCGGTAGTCTGACTTCCATGAAATAGACTTTGTAGGGTTCGCCACGAGTGTAAACCTTGCGTGAAATACGTTTACGGTGATAACGTGTTTCAGTGTAAATGCGTTCGACAGGAGCGGTTTCACTGCGCGTAAGTTCCTCGTTGCGCAGAAAGTAATTGGTACTTAGGATGATAGCTGCGGACATGGCAGTTGCTGCAACCACGTGGCATAGAAAATTTATCGCTTTGTAACGACAGAGTGTAAGCCTGTGCCATTTAGAGGACATAGGAATGCCTGTTGCGAAAGCTATCACTATGGATATGGATGCGATTTTCCCAAGGCCAACCATAGTCATTGAAAACAGAGCCATTGCCAGACCATAAAGCATAACCACGGTCAGTGCGACCGTGATTATGCCGATAATTCGCCAAGTGTCGGATTTAGTGCCAGTCATGGCGTGTCGAATTGTTATTTTGTTGTGGAAGGACGCTCGAATCCGTCAGCTTTTGCACGTTCAGACATGCGTTTTATGCGATCAACCGTCTCAGGATGCGACGAGAACATCTTTGTAATGTAGCTGGATTTGGCATTGTTTTGGCCTTCCATTTCAAGAAATTTCTCGAAAGCCATCACCATGCCCCACGGATTGCGCCCGTTTGCCTTTAGGAAATCATAGCCGCAATCGTCAGCTTCTTTTTCCTGTTTCTGTGAGAATTTCGCGTCGATGAGTGAAGAACCGAGAGCTCCGAGTTGCGACTCGGTGAGTGCGGCTGCCTTGCTGCCGGTAGATGCTATGGCATCTTTCATTGCATCTGATAGAAGTTGTGTTCGGAACGCTTTTTTTGAATGATGTTTCATCACGTGTCCGATTTCATGGCCGATGATTCCGAGAAGTTCGTCATCGTTCATTATGTCCATCAGAGATGAGAATACGCGTACGCTTCCGTCCGGGCATGCGAAAGCATTGACATCAATTACTTCGTAGACCTTGAAATTCAATGGTATGCCATCGGCATCATTGAGATTTTCAGTCAATTTTTTAAGTCGGATTGTATACGGACTGTCATCTGCGCTGACAGGATTGTTCTTGTCCATCCATTCAACTGATTCTTTGACGTATTCCGCCATTTGCTGATCAGTAAGAGTGACGGCCTGTAGGGTTTTGGTAGCAGATCCGGCTACTTTCTTTAAATTAAACTGGGCATATACCGGGGTGGAAAAACAAAGGACTCCGAGTATTGCCAATGCTTTGATAGATGATTTCAGCATACTTCTAAGAATTAATGTGATTTATGTATATTTACAAGACCCCATATGACGATAATCACATAGCGGTCCATTGCGACAGCTTCGTGATGTCGGATGTAAAATTATATAAAAGTTAAGAAATATGCAAGTATATTATTAAATGTAAATCCGCATTGACGTTCTTCAAAATCTCTATGCAAGAGATTTGTATTGGAATGAAAAACGGTGAATATGAGTGCGTTAATTTAACGCAAGCAACAATTTAACTTGATATTTGCTTTTGAAATTGGAATATATTCTGCAAAAAGTTGCAGAAAACGCACAGTGATTGAGGAAAATTCCGTATCTTTGCACTCATAATATTATCTCTTGCATAGAGATGTATGGCTTCCGCGATACGAAAAACGCGGATAGTTTTCGGAAGTGCTATGGTTGGCTGATTTTATGCATTTGAAAATCAGTGCAATACGAATTGTAGCGCTAAGTAAAAGAATTGCCTGAACTTTTTCTGTTGCATATATCCTGATGGATGATAACAATCGCTTCTGGTTTGTGCTGAATTATATTTCACCCTCGTTTAATCGGAGAGAAAGAGTCGAGAGAGTGATTGAAAAATTCAATACATCTGTAAAAAGCGATCTTGACGTTTTTGCTCCCACCTTTGTAGAGATGTCGCAGGATGCGGAAAATGGTAAACCCGTAGAGCGTCCGTTGCTGTATCACTACGTATTTGTGCGTGGTTGCCTCGACGATGTAAGAATGCTTTGCCGGACAGTTACGGGATTTTCGTTCGTGCTAAACTATGCCGGTGAAAATCGTTATATGACAGTGACGCCAGCAAGTCTGGAGGCTTTCCGCATAATAGCAAGACTTTATGAATATAAACTGCCATGTTTCTCGGTTGATAATGTCACATTGGAACAAGGTGATGAGGTAGAGGTTATGGTAGGTCCGTTTGCAGGTCTTACAGGGACATATATCTCTCGTAAAGGTGCATCGCAAGGAAATATTCTTATATCTGTCACTCAAAGTCTTGCGGCTGTGGCCTATGACATCAGGGCGGATTATGTGCGCGTCATCCGTTTTGCGAAGGATTCAAAAAGAGCATACGACCAGATTGAAGCGTTCATCCCGCGTCTGTTGATGGCTCTAAGGTGTTATCACGATGGGACAAAGATGGATTCATTGTTGATTTCGCATCTTGTTGTCTTTTGCCGGCGCATGGAGGATGTGAGACTCAACAATGACAAGGTCGATTCAAAGTTGCAGCTTCTCTTGATGACAGCCAACATGATTCTTGGAAACATGGA is part of the Duncaniella dubosii genome and encodes:
- a CDS encoding thrombospondin type 3 repeat-containing protein: MRFIRSRRSQVKDVNDGADATWGRKRKNIIIDHCSFSWSIDEVASFYDNRNFTLQWSTIAEGLANPGHTKGAHSYGGIWGGKNASFHHNFVAHIQNRAPRFNGARYAWDGYDKTVYSSTVDAERVDFRNCLMYNWGNGNGCYGGPGGGYVNMVNNYYKAGPGTRNKTRVTQVSVASDGNAEGSSLKGYASRYYINGNYVTAASNPEDYDWSGVIYDGGLLTLNGERYIADAAHLYGENVSYVNINDTDCVSLKLDEQIDPGEVTTHSATDVYDKILDYCGASLYRDDADIRYMEETRTGTTTYKGNVAYVDANGKSYPTSNTSGILDFINAPDGEQNPKTASFPELPSNTRQDDYDSDGDGIPDVWEVAQGLNPNDGTDGKLYTLDPRGWYTNVEVYINSLVEPIMKAGNMDAISAVDEYYPKINLVESGIKDTFVSGQIERIEYYNLQGMRLAEPAQGVSIRRTVYTDGKIVTDKVVK
- a CDS encoding glycosyl hydrolase family 28 protein, giving the protein MKIHVMSALVAIMCCFMADAAIPAVPRDTSFTVWSTDKKIRKNHPEAVVAKPSLPDGVRAYNDVVYTTIKKTRFGDRDLHVDIFRPDDNKTYPALIMIHGGGWNSGDKSLQIPMAQQIALRGYVTIPVEYRLIPEALYPAGLHDIKTAVRWVRANAAQYGIDPERIAVSGCSAGAQLATLVGVTNGSKTHEGKGDWRKVSSDVQAVINMDGIATFVSESNIADARDRFNKKGVLPVNAQWLGGLYEDSPNNWKEASSLLWITPKSAPVCFISSGLPRYSDGRDSLVAIYDSLGIYSERHRIPVDVHPFWFFHPWVDTTVDYATSFLDRMFKPDSAKLPKRYRLTDYGVINDSTLLQTSAIQSVIDRAEAEGGGEVVVPAGTYLTGALFFKPGTSLTLYEGAVIKGSDDINDYPLIPSRMEGRSIYYHAALINVYHVDSFEISGPGTINGNGYKFWVEFWDNVERANKSGRPWTNLEVRRPRLVFLWGCDNACLSGVRLINSAFWTSHFYRCNDLVIENCEVQAPREPVRAPSSDAIDLDGCHRVIVRGCYLNCDDDGVCLKGGKGVYADRSYENDSVTDILVDGCVFGPNLHGTLTLGSECIHADNVVMRNCRVDNDCSVLRLKMRPDTYQTYENIRVENITGRFGTLVEILPWKQFFTLEGSNEHPVGLIRNVCISNVSGSCESLGVIAANADDTVIDFTISDIDVRAKTCIFRCNYPEVRLDNVKVNGKSPDILPADDEMKDSLNFDAVDLQQGKNKM
- a CDS encoding phosphoglycerate kinase, producing MTIDQYNFNGKKAIVRVDFNVPLDENGKITDDTRIRGALPTLKKILADGGSLIIMSHMGKPKGKVNPKMSLSQIKDTVAKYLGTEVEFAEDCAKAAQQAAELKPGQVLLLENLRFHPEEEGKPVGIDKEDPAYDAAKKEMKERQKEFAKTLASYADVYVNDAFGTAHRRHASTAVIADYFDKDSKMLGYLMEKEVNAVDAILKDIKRPFTAIMGGSKVSTKIGIIENLMDKVDNLILCGGMTYTFAAAKGGKVGKSICETDKFDLALDIIKKAEEKGVNLVLGTDCIAADDFSNDANTMVVSCMDVPAEWEGVDAGPVTREMFADAIRDAKTILWNGPAGVFEFDNFAGGSRAIADAIVEATEKGAFSLVGGGDSVACINKFGLADKVSYVSTGGGALLEAIEGKELPGIAAIRGSEK
- a CDS encoding M48 family metallopeptidase → MLKSSIKALAILGVLCFSTPVYAQFNLKKVAGSATKTLQAVTLTDQQMAEYVKESVEWMDKNNPVSADDSPYTIRLKKLTENLNDADGIPLNFKVYEVIDVNAFACPDGSVRVFSSLMDIMNDDELLGIIGHEIGHVMKHHSKKAFRTQLLSDAMKDAIASTGSKAAALTESQLGALGSSLIDAKFSQKQEKEADDCGYDFLKANGRNPWGMVMAFEKFLEMEGQNNAKSSYITKMFSSHPETVDRIKRMSERAKADGFERPSTTK
- the nusG gene encoding transcription termination/antitermination protein NusG gives rise to the protein MDDNNRFWFVLNYISPSFNRRERVERVIEKFNTSVKSDLDVFAPTFVEMSQDAENGKPVERPLLYHYVFVRGCLDDVRMLCRTVTGFSFVLNYAGENRYMTVTPASLEAFRIIARLYEYKLPCFSVDNVTLEQGDEVEVMVGPFAGLTGTYISRKGASQGNILISVTQSLAAVAYDIRADYVRVIRFAKDSKRAYDQIEAFIPRLLMALRCYHDGTKMDSLLISHLVVFCRRMEDVRLNNDKVDSKLQLLLMTANMILGNMDDYFKAKTRFDRLARQITNQLTQALVILLTSVVSHDYSGLENGLSLIESKEGKPSKFQSMLASEYKYYLSVDSSCLLKA